A window of the Schistocerca nitens isolate TAMUIC-IGC-003100 chromosome 5, iqSchNite1.1, whole genome shotgun sequence genome harbors these coding sequences:
- the LOC126260003 gene encoding maternal protein exuperantia — protein MVSTTVTENGTESGKTVDLSAGGEYRLIGWDVDATGRTLIDEICQVAAYTPTDKFSQYIMPFGDLNPASRSRHNMAVVTIGRYRMLKDIKAGKVLKTKSEISALTDFVHWLEQISGKTKQSLILVSHENQKLASSLLLEALRKYNLLDRFCAVVKGFVNGFSFAEVKCAKTVKAFTLRTLSRVLLDKEEDLSSAVDRARLAYQIVHHLLDERQENKGSGDASVAVVESLKEFIWTLDKEEEHIALLKKFIERQNSLRPIFRPMMRIDRKESAKASALRRALAQAGVNYEDLSAAHSKDGSNGINELITSKVTNMKPNELEELKKIVNGHFNPESKKKSDETPQKVAPEKSVSEGASASSTPDTNNSPVKEPSTGANNTSATASSQSNDTSPQKSVNTGASSPATPESN, from the exons ATGGTGTCAACAACAGTAACAGAGAATGGCACAGAGAGCGGAAAGACTGTGGATCTTTCTGCTGGAGGTGAATACAGGTTGATCGGTTGGGATGTGGATGCAACTGGACGTACACTAATTGACGAAATTTGTCAAGTTGCTGCGTACACGCCAACTGACAAGTTCTCTCAGTACATTATGCCCTTCGGAGATTTGAATCCTGCTTCCCGGAGCAGGCATAATATGGCAGTGGTGACAATTGGACGATATAGAATGCTGAAGGATATTAAAGCTGGAAAG GTTTTAAAAACGAAGAGTGAAATTTCCGCCCTTACTGATTTCGTGCATTGGCtggagcagataagtggaaagacaAAGCAGAGTCTTATTCTGGTTAGCCATGAAAACCAAAAATTGGCGTCGTCGTTGCTGTTGGAGGCGTTGAGAAAGTACAACCTGCTGGATAGGTTTTGTGCAGTAGTGAAAGGATTCGTCAATGGTTTTTCTTTTGCagaagtgaaatgtgcaaaaactgtGAAGGCTTTTACTCTTCGTACATTATCTCGGGTGCTTCTGGACAAGGAAGAAGACTTAAGTAGTGCTGTTGATAGGGCACGCCTTGCTTATCAG ATTGTGCACCACTTACTTGATGAGCGACAGGAAAACAAAGGTAGTGGAGATGCATCTGTTGCTGTAGTGGAGAGCTTAAAAGAATTCATTTGGACACTGGATAAAGAGGAGGAACACATTGCCTTGTTAAAAAAGTTTATTGAGCGACAGAACTCTTTGAGGCCAATATTCAGGCCTATGATGCGTATTGATAGAAAGGAGTCGGCGAAGGCATCTGCACTTCGTAGGGCTCTGGCGCAGGCTGGTGTAAACTACGAAGATCTTTCAGCCGCACATTCCAAAGATGGAAGTAATGGTATAAATGAATTGATAACATCAAAAGTAACTAATATGAAGCCCAATGAACTGGAAGAATTGAAGAAAATTGTGAATGGACATTTTAATCCTGAATCTAAGAAGAAATCTGATGAAACACCCCAGAAAGTTGCCCCTGAAAAATCGGTCTCTGAAGGTGCAAGTGCATCAAGTACACCTGATACAAATAACTCTCCAGTGAAGGAGCCGAGCACTGGTGCTAATAATACTTCTGCTACTGCCTCGTCTCAGAGCAATGACACCTCACCTCAGAAAAGTGTTAATACTGGTGCATCCTCTCCAGCTACTCCGGAATCAAACTAA